The sequence agggtgacagacagtgttctcagtctctctttctggtGTAAAACATCCTGCTCTCTTGCGTCACTCATCAGGTAAACAGTCTGGAAGACACTAACTttcaccctcacctcctcctaaCGCGCCCAGGTGTCGGATTGTATGGGATGAGCTGAACATTATTAGAGTCAGCCATTTGGAACCGAAATCTTTTTCTTGTTAAAAATACAGAATGACAGCATTCTATTCCCCCCAGGGCATGCAATGCTTAAATTAAAAGTGAATAATTTATATAATAGAAGACTGTCTTTTAATAAATTGATTTGTATTTATTCAAAGTCACTAGAACAGACACTAGTGTCTTGTGTCAGATTGTAAACACAAAATTGAGTTGCTGCTCAGCATAATCACCATATCTGGTTCTGAGAATAGTGAGACCTCTGCCACAGGGTTTCACCTCACCGTCGAGGCGATAGAGAGACACGAACACCAAAAGGTTTTGGAGATCGGAAGGCTGCATTGGATAACGTACCCAGGTGATCGAAGCCTTTGTACATGATGCAAGAGTCTGTGGCGTCGATGCCCTGGATCTTGTATCGTCCCAGAGGGCCGGTGGGCAGGCCGTTGTAGTCGTGTTGCCAACGGTCGAACCCCTGAAACCTCACCTTGGCACCGCACCTTGTCAGCCACTCTGCAGCAGCACGGTCTGGGCCCACCGCCTTGATACGCTCATAGTCAACTCTGGTGACAAGAATGCAACTACTGGTAatacattattacaaatacataatGAATATAGTCATTACTACCTCCGCTATATTGTGGTCCACTGAGTAAACTATTAGTACATTACTAATctatcactctggataagagtgtctgataaAATGGAAAATATTCTGTTAGCTAAAGTGTAATATTAGATGCTGTTGATCAGGACTGATGATTGGATCACTCACTTGTTGAAGACAGCATTGAGCCATCCCCAGAACGGTCTGCTGCCTCCACGTGTTTTCTGTGAGGAGAGGACGGCCTGCAGTGCTGGCTTGGACAGCAGCCTCATATCTTCAGGTCTGAAAGACATTACATAGTATTATATTACTGCGACAGCAGCTTCATACCGTGTAATGTCTTTCAGACCTGAACATATACGTTGAGGGGTGTCATCTCCAATGTAAGACTGATGGGCTTTTTAAAATGCGtgtcaaaaaaaaaatgtttaccatCGAAATACTAATTTAGAATGATTTCTAAACACTGAATCACGTTGCTTTgatccagacagacagattagCTAAATTAATCCTCGATCAACTGTGTTACAAAGCATTACCTAATAGCTGCAGACAGTAACCAATGGACATAGACTATGCAGCACCACTGCAAGACACAAATAAAGACAATTTGCTTAAAACACAAAACGTTCTAAGCAATCAAGATGTGTGAGATTTTATTCGTTGAGGTATTTGTTAATAACAAGCTGATAATTCACTTACCTTGTCAGTTCGCTATTGTATTTACATGACGAACATGTCTGCAGTGTTCTGACCTTTAACCCGTTACGTACGAGAGACGCGCCTTGCCATTGGCTCCTCAAAGTGGGTGAAGGGTCAAAGGGGCCGAGCTTCGTGTCAAGCAAGGAATTTGATTATGACTTCCATAGCAAGAGATACCTTGTGGACAACTGCTGTTTAGAACATATTCACACAATATGTGTGCACGGCGATTGATGTTACTGTCAAAGCGAGTATAGGTTGCCATTCAATCTCTGTCGAAATGATACGGACACTAAACAGCGCGTCATTTGCTGCCTTATTTGCAACGGTGCCAAAGTCCGCGACATGCAGAACAGCTAGAATACACAGGTGAGTGGAGAGACACGGGTGAGTGTTTGTGCAGAGGTGGGAAAGTACCAAATTGTCTAGCCTTGGCAACTGCTAGTGGGCTTTATGGATCTCCACTGACGAGACTATGATCTGGGCTTGATGTGCACAGCCGGTATGTTCGCCGGCGACAGGTTCTATATTTAAGTTGAATTAAATAAAGAGTGACTGCCTTTTTTAAAAGAACAACGAACCCATTTGAAAACGGcatatgtggcatcgatatgagtcggAAACAGTTATTCGATTGTCAGAGTTGACTATAAAATGTAAATCGGACAactttggtcataaagtcagtctcgtctaaAAACGGAGTTTGGAACATCCGTGCGTCACAACGTAAATGAAGGCTGTGTGTTGATTTGATAatgtacatttgcccactaacATGGAGTGAACAGCTGCAGTGATTGGTCTCTATACACTAGagtcccacagtggaggtgtcataatacccataaaacctagcggtcaaacagggaaatggttccaatagtttttccacAATTCATTTTTCCCCATTGTGagttttagaaacacttaaaataaggggtGTTTCGTGTAGGTTTTACCCTGGCTTAACGTTTTGATAGCCTTGTAAATCtatctcggacaaggtgactttaatCAATACATTGGGCTCTTTACTTTGtttcgaaaatgctaattagcatcaaagtagaccgaatgcaagactacaaatccctgcaagctcctgacACATTTGCAAACAGTAGGGCTGTCTACAACAACGACAAAAAAATCTTGGTCAACTGAAAGTTGTCAGTTTTTTTCGACCAATCGATAGACACACTCTATgttttttaataaaatcaacaaaacgcattgagcttgtctgactCTTACGTTTTGCTGAAATAAGACAAATGCCTCACGAAGGCGCCAGAGATCTATATAACCAGAAGAGAAAAAAACATTAACCTGACCCAACTATTCTCCTCCCACTCCTTCCTGCTGACTTTCGCAGATTTGCCATTCCTCTCCTGAAGTTGCCAGTAAAAGGCAACACGAGGAATCAGCAACCTTTCTCATGTTGAATGCCAATTTCTTACAATTTCTACCAATCTGCGTTCTAGTTATGGTTTTCATCAAATCTAATAaaatgtcattggtcacatgcGATGTTATTGccggtgtaacgaaatgcttgcattcctagctctaacagtgcagtaatatctaacaatacacacaaatctaaagtatggaattaagaaatatataaatattatgacgagcaatgtcagagtggcattgacaataatacagtagcatagaatacagtatatacatacgagatgagtagagcagtatgtgaacattattaaagtggacagtgattccatgtctatagggcagcagcctctaaggtgcagggttgagtagccgggtggtaaccggctagtgatggctgtttaacagtctgatggccttcagatagaagctTTTGtccaatctctctgtcccagctttgatgcacctgtactgacctcgccttttggatggtaacggggtgaacaggccgtggctcgggtgattgatgtccttgataatcttttttAGCATTCCTgtggcatcgggtgctgtaggtgtcctgggtgGCAGGCAGTGTGCTCCAGgcgatgcgttgggcagaccacaccagcCATTGGAGAGCcgtgcggttgcgggcggtgcagttgccgtaccaggtggtgattacagcccgacagaatgttCTCAATTGTTCATCTGTAAAAggttgtgagggtcttagggctcaagctgaatttcttcagcctcctgaggttgaagaggctctgttgcgccttcaccacactgtctgtgtgggtgcacCATTTTAAATGGTCAGTGGCGTGTACGCCGaggaagctttccaccttctccactgcggccccatcgaagcctaccactgttgtgtcgtctacaaacttgatgattgagttggaggtgtgcgtagccacgcagtcatgggtgaacagggagtacaggag is a genomic window of Oncorhynchus tshawytscha isolate Ot180627B linkage group LG11, Otsh_v2.0, whole genome shotgun sequence containing:
- the dmac2l gene encoding ATP synthase subunit s, mitochondrial — its product is MRLLSKPALQAVLSSQKTRGGSRPFWGWLNAVFNKVDYERIKAVGPDRAAAEWLTRCGAKVRFQGFDRWQHDYNGLPTGPLGRYKIQGIDATDSCIMYKGFDHLGTLSNAAFRSPKPFGVRVSLSPRR